In Candidatus Saccharibacteria bacterium oral taxon 488, a single window of DNA contains:
- a CDS encoding class I SAM-dependent methyltransferase — MTIKQRESITIQPDRYGWVELSECAAKLEMDQWRIHPVPTCDQYQTSSYERITAELEELAGMGFHGDCDLNAAIGRQRTRIDDTNPATRELIARVPGVENWLELIPTASALALLYDPNTKQLANGKPVSPVVRDWACNILDAHGIRSRGEIVQDILARHVIDQASLGAAEQQWVSLACGAAQPVCHALRHIKESGNPTPRVTLVDLDRSALKAAQTYAQTMEVRQFTNVRCMNILRPQGVVSPAVDAQTNVAARALRRQVGLEAATYDAVDAVGILEYVPEVLLGKGSTVLQVDAATFLANAAQLVKPGGLLLVGNMRDTHPQLGFTLNVVQWPHIQPRSIETIQRIAAAAGLGDWQVDVYCPDDGVYALYAMHRPKIGDTLEI; from the coding sequence GTGACAATAAAGCAGCGTGAAAGCATAACTATTCAGCCAGATCGTTATGGCTGGGTTGAGTTGTCAGAGTGCGCGGCGAAACTTGAGATGGATCAGTGGCGGATTCATCCAGTGCCAACGTGTGACCAATACCAGACGTCATCCTACGAGAGGATAACAGCGGAGCTAGAAGAGTTGGCTGGCATGGGCTTTCATGGTGATTGTGATCTCAACGCAGCGATTGGGCGCCAGCGAACGAGGATTGATGATACGAATCCAGCGACACGCGAGTTGATCGCTCGGGTTCCTGGCGTTGAGAATTGGCTGGAACTGATACCGACGGCGTCAGCACTGGCCTTGTTGTATGATCCGAACACCAAGCAATTAGCGAATGGCAAGCCGGTCTCGCCAGTGGTGCGCGACTGGGCCTGTAATATTTTGGATGCGCACGGTATTCGCAGTCGCGGTGAAATTGTTCAGGATATTCTTGCCAGGCACGTTATTGATCAAGCGTCTCTGGGCGCCGCAGAGCAGCAATGGGTTAGCTTAGCTTGCGGCGCTGCTCAGCCAGTTTGTCATGCGCTCCGGCACATCAAAGAGAGCGGCAACCCTACGCCGCGCGTCACACTGGTTGATCTTGACCGGTCGGCGCTCAAGGCCGCGCAAACGTATGCCCAGACAATGGAAGTCAGGCAGTTTACCAACGTTCGCTGTATGAATATTCTGCGCCCTCAGGGTGTAGTCTCGCCTGCGGTAGATGCACAAACCAACGTGGCAGCTCGAGCACTGCGGCGGCAGGTTGGTCTTGAGGCGGCTACGTACGATGCAGTCGATGCCGTTGGAATTTTGGAGTATGTGCCTGAGGTGCTTTTAGGTAAAGGCTCGACGGTGCTGCAGGTCGATGCGGCAACTTTTCTAGCCAATGCTGCCCAACTGGTGAAACCCGGCGGACTGCTGCTGGTTGGTAATATGCGTGATACGCATCCGCAGCTAGGCTTTACGCTCAATGTTGTGCAGTGGCCACATATCCAGCCCCGGTCAATCGAAACAATACAGCGGATCGCGGCGGCGGCGGGTCTGGGTGATTGGCAGGTTGATGTGTATTGTCCTGATGATGGCGTCTATGCACTATATGCTATGCATAGACCGAAGATTGGTGATACACTAGAAATATGA
- a CDS encoding response regulator, which translates to MLSRCFIVTLPTSFVLVLQYTTACYNTIMVKIAIIEDDATISQMYRMKFEADGFDVRLASNGTIGVALVESFRPDVILLDIQMPEMDGAEALRRIRSHAWGKTIPVIVLTNLGEEEAPREMRSLGIQGYIIKANLTPRQVVAQVKSVITKP; encoded by the coding sequence ATGCTTTCACGCTGCTTTATTGTCACTTTGCCCACCTCTTTTGTGCTAGTTTTACAATACACCACTGCCTGCTATAATACAATTATGGTTAAAATTGCTATCATTGAAGATGACGCGACGATCAGTCAGATGTACCGAATGAAGTTCGAGGCGGACGGGTTTGACGTGCGGCTAGCGAGTAATGGTACAATTGGCGTGGCGCTCGTCGAATCGTTTCGTCCAGATGTTATTTTGCTTGATATCCAGATGCCAGAGATGGATGGAGCCGAGGCCTTGCGACGTATTCGCTCACACGCATGGGGCAAGACCATACCGGTTATCGTGCTGACCAACCTCGGCGAAGAAGAAGCTCCGCGCGAGATGCGCTCACTCGGCATCCAAGGCTACATCATTAAGGCCAACCTCACCCCGCGCCAAGTCGTCGCCCAGGTCAAATCAGTCATTACAAAGCCGTGA
- a CDS encoding bifunctional 5,10-methylenetetrahydrofolate dehydrogenase/5,10-methenyltetrahydrofolate cyclohydrolase, with product MKSLNGAELASFIKQRQAKQVRMLRQAHHIQPRLAIVTDSDNPVIATYMRLKQCYGADILIEVEICRVATQQLPETIATLNQRDDVQGIIVQLPLAEPEQTDQIVRLVAPEKDVDGLNSERTLFDPATPMAINWLLAGYSVELAGKRLAIVGRGRLVGAPLERMWRASGLDVTVFSRGDDLSRLHEYDVIVTATGVAGLIQPNMIRPGAVVVDAGTASEDGKIVGDVAPANRTRTDIHLTPEKGGVGPLTVSALFDNVITACLRRVNIR from the coding sequence ATGAAATCTCTCAATGGTGCAGAACTCGCGTCGTTTATCAAGCAGCGTCAGGCCAAGCAGGTGCGCATGCTCCGTCAAGCACATCACATCCAGCCACGCCTCGCCATCGTTACCGATTCGGACAATCCGGTCATCGCCACCTACATGCGCCTCAAGCAGTGCTACGGTGCGGATATTTTGATTGAGGTAGAAATTTGTCGGGTGGCGACTCAGCAGCTGCCGGAGACAATCGCGACGCTAAACCAACGCGATGACGTCCAGGGAATCATCGTCCAACTGCCGCTCGCTGAGCCAGAGCAGACCGATCAAATTGTGCGGCTGGTGGCACCGGAAAAAGACGTCGATGGCCTTAATTCTGAGCGAACGCTGTTTGACCCGGCGACACCGATGGCCATCAATTGGCTGTTAGCGGGCTATAGTGTGGAGCTGGCTGGTAAAAGGTTGGCTATTGTTGGGCGTGGGCGGCTGGTCGGTGCGCCGCTCGAGCGGATGTGGCGAGCGTCGGGGCTGGACGTAACGGTATTTAGTCGGGGTGATGATTTATCGCGACTACACGAATATGATGTCATCGTCACGGCAACTGGTGTGGCGGGACTGATTCAGCCGAACATGATCCGACCTGGTGCGGTGGTAGTCGATGCAGGCACCGCCTCGGAGGATGGTAAGATTGTTGGTGACGTGGCACCAGCAAACCGGACGCGCACCGATATTCACTTGACACCAGAAAAAGGCGGCGTCGGCCCGCTGACGGTGAGCGCATTGTTTGATAATGTGATTACCGCGTGCCTGCGCCGGGTCAATATCCGGTAG
- the glgP gene encoding alpha-glucan family phosphorylase, whose translation MDSYSYTNTSPYQPQDIEDASEFYDVIERSSLTHQLSKSRPYIYWTMEIYDKANGIKGGGGLGVLAADTRRVAEKLEVPFVVVTPFYRSESHQKITDLAQTEYVEKVSPQEYGFHYIDEVSVSSAGFPDASLSVFRKTLGSTQFVTISEPNFGQLYEGEGSGDHRLYQEVALGFGGYKALKLLGIKPAVIQLNETATIFAALARLDELCANGMNLYEAIVYVRKHTLYTNHTLLQAAEPEFHRSQFEKLVLPNLKSNAVRCWLMEQFRNDRLRPNLLAIELTEAKNGVSKLHARVANFRDRNNDKVKFHAITNGIDLETWVLPEILQTYREHTIIDKFGLPTEQYQEAIATLPASTIRSLKRVGRLELNRVLMGRKDQYNNPVHLPEDALVFDFKRRFANYKRPHLPFERPETLRQILLDSNAHYILAGKVHQGDHDMYQQLLTILKLVDSDPVLRERVHYIQDYDETLGRALAIGSDVAINVPIIGLEACGTSWEKDIANLKLLISTSDGGVADIKPIACLEVSGVSLEDETTSLYANMRRAAQIIANDELLTQHIHRQLTAYLPIISGARMLKDYLKFLFPARHTTK comes from the coding sequence ATGGATTCATATTCATACACAAACACGTCACCATATCAGCCACAGGACATCGAAGACGCCTCCGAATTTTATGACGTAATTGAGCGTAGCAGCCTGACGCATCAACTGTCTAAGTCACGGCCGTACATCTACTGGACAATGGAAATTTATGACAAGGCCAACGGCATCAAAGGTGGTGGCGGCCTGGGCGTATTGGCGGCAGACACGCGGCGGGTAGCCGAAAAGCTGGAAGTGCCATTTGTGGTGGTGACGCCATTTTACCGCAGCGAATCACATCAAAAAATTACCGACCTCGCACAAACTGAATACGTCGAAAAAGTCTCGCCCCAGGAGTATGGCTTTCATTATATTGATGAAGTTTCAGTCAGCTCCGCCGGCTTTCCCGATGCTAGCCTCAGCGTCTTTCGCAAGACGCTCGGCTCAACGCAATTTGTCACCATTTCAGAGCCAAACTTTGGGCAATTGTACGAAGGCGAAGGCTCGGGTGATCACCGGCTGTACCAGGAGGTAGCCCTTGGGTTTGGCGGCTATAAGGCCCTGAAACTACTCGGCATCAAACCAGCCGTCATTCAGCTCAATGAAACCGCAACAATTTTTGCGGCACTGGCTCGGCTGGACGAGCTATGCGCCAACGGTATGAACTTGTACGAAGCAATCGTTTACGTCCGCAAACACACACTCTACACCAACCACACCCTACTCCAGGCCGCTGAACCAGAGTTTCACCGCTCGCAATTTGAAAAATTAGTACTGCCAAACCTCAAAAGCAACGCCGTGCGCTGCTGGCTGATGGAGCAATTTCGTAACGACCGTTTGCGACCTAATTTGCTGGCAATTGAGTTGACCGAAGCCAAAAATGGCGTCAGTAAACTGCACGCCCGCGTGGCAAATTTCCGCGACCGCAACAACGACAAAGTCAAATTCCACGCCATCACCAACGGCATTGACCTGGAAACATGGGTGCTGCCGGAGATCCTGCAGACTTATCGTGAGCATACTATTATTGATAAATTTGGCTTGCCAACAGAGCAGTATCAAGAGGCAATCGCCACGCTACCCGCTAGCACCATTCGCTCGCTCAAACGCGTGGGCCGGCTGGAGCTAAACCGAGTCCTTATGGGGCGCAAGGATCAATACAACAACCCAGTTCACCTGCCCGAAGACGCGCTGGTATTTGACTTCAAACGGCGGTTCGCCAATTACAAGCGACCGCATCTACCATTTGAGCGCCCAGAGACACTCAGGCAGATTTTGCTCGATAGCAACGCTCACTACATTCTCGCCGGTAAGGTTCATCAGGGCGATCATGATATGTATCAGCAGCTCCTGACCATCCTCAAGCTCGTCGATAGCGACCCTGTCCTGCGTGAGCGCGTCCACTACATTCAAGATTACGACGAGACCCTGGGACGAGCGCTGGCGATTGGCTCAGACGTTGCTATCAACGTGCCGATCATTGGCCTCGAGGCCTGCGGTACATCATGGGAAAAAGACATTGCCAATCTCAAGCTGCTTATCTCCACCAGTGACGGTGGCGTTGCCGATATCAAGCCAATCGCCTGCCTCGAGGTGAGCGGCGTGAGTCTAGAGGATGAGACCACCTCGCTCTACGCTAATATGCGGCGGGCGGCACAAATTATCGCTAACGACGAGCTACTGACACAGCACATTCATCGCCAGCTCACAGCCTATCTACCGATCATATCGGGTGCACGAATGCTCAAGGATTATCTCAAGTTTCTGTTTCCTGCCCGTCATACAACCAAATAG
- a CDS encoding UDP-N-acetylglucosamine 1-carboxyvinyltransferase: protein MSMNNYLQKIGVIINENRNRKGLTQTQLAEAIGTSQSAINRIENGGQNISVEMLMRISDVLNCNIVTLNHSGKMNFRVHGGKKLSGDISVKTSKNAAVGLLCASLLNKGKTTLRHVARIEEVNRIIEVLNSIGVKTRWLRKNDLEIIPPARLRLEDMDIAAAKRTRTVIMFLGPLLHQYHDFRLPFAGGCNLGKRTVEPHLSGLKHFGMQVEAEGGYYHARVEPTTGDRIILLTERGDTVTENVIMAAALSPDTTIIRNASPNYMVQDVCFFLQKLGVTIEGIGTTTLKITGRSHINTVVDYYPSEDPIEAMSFIAAAVVTDSEITVRRAPIEFLEIELATLAEMGLQYELSEEYAANNGRTRLVDITLKHSRLVAPKDKIHALPFPGINMDNLPFLGLIATVAKGRTLVHDWSYENRAIYFTELSKLNAQIELVDPHRVYITGPTRWKPADVVAPPALRPSVVVLLAMLAAPGVSILRDVYSINRGYEELAQRLNSLGAEIEVITE, encoded by the coding sequence ATGAGCATGAATAACTATCTCCAAAAAATCGGCGTTATTATCAATGAGAATCGTAATCGCAAAGGCCTCACCCAGACACAACTAGCTGAGGCCATCGGTACATCACAAAGTGCCATCAATCGTATCGAGAACGGCGGTCAAAATATTAGTGTCGAGATGCTAATGAGGATTAGTGATGTGCTCAACTGTAACATAGTTACGCTCAATCACTCAGGCAAGATGAACTTTCGGGTGCATGGTGGTAAAAAACTTTCTGGTGATATATCGGTCAAAACGAGCAAGAATGCGGCCGTGGGGCTGCTCTGCGCCAGCCTGCTCAACAAGGGAAAAACGACGCTGCGTCATGTAGCACGTATCGAGGAGGTTAACCGGATCATTGAGGTGCTCAACTCGATTGGTGTTAAAACCCGTTGGCTGCGAAAGAACGACCTGGAGATTATACCACCTGCGCGGCTGAGGCTGGAGGATATGGATATCGCTGCCGCTAAACGCACGCGTACCGTGATCATGTTCCTTGGCCCGCTGCTTCATCAATATCATGATTTTCGGCTGCCATTTGCTGGTGGCTGTAACCTCGGTAAGCGCACGGTGGAGCCACACTTGTCGGGGCTGAAGCATTTTGGGATGCAGGTAGAGGCCGAGGGTGGGTACTATCATGCGCGCGTCGAGCCGACAACGGGCGATCGGATAATTTTATTGACTGAGCGCGGTGATACGGTGACGGAAAACGTTATCATGGCGGCGGCTCTGTCGCCAGACACCACCATCATCCGCAACGCTAGTCCGAACTACATGGTGCAGGATGTGTGTTTCTTCTTGCAGAAATTGGGCGTGACCATCGAAGGAATTGGTACAACGACGTTGAAAATCACGGGCCGGTCGCATATCAATACGGTGGTTGATTACTACCCGTCTGAAGACCCGATCGAGGCCATGAGCTTTATCGCAGCGGCCGTGGTGACTGATTCAGAAATCACGGTGCGTCGGGCGCCAATTGAGTTTCTGGAAATTGAGCTAGCAACATTGGCTGAGATGGGTTTGCAATATGAGTTAAGCGAGGAATACGCAGCCAACAACGGTCGTACTCGCTTGGTGGATATCACGCTGAAACACTCTAGGTTGGTTGCACCAAAAGACAAGATTCACGCGCTGCCGTTTCCGGGGATTAATATGGACAACCTGCCGTTCTTGGGGCTGATTGCGACCGTCGCTAAAGGTCGGACATTGGTGCACGACTGGAGTTACGAGAATCGAGCGATTTATTTCACCGAGCTGAGTAAATTGAATGCGCAGATTGAGCTGGTTGATCCGCATCGGGTGTATATCACTGGCCCGACCAGGTGGAAGCCCGCTGATGTTGTGGCGCCGCCAGCGCTGCGGCCGTCGGTTGTGGTACTGCTCGCCATGTTAGCGGCGCCGGGCGTGTCAATCTTGCGTGATGTGTATTCAATTAATCGCGGCTACGAGGAACTAGCGCAGCGGCTTAATTCACTGGGTGCAGAGATTGAAGTTATCACCGAGTAG
- a CDS encoding serine hydroxymethyltransferase gives MQDTQIADLIAAEIKRQQLGIEMIPSENYVSTSVLKALGSVFTNKYSEGYPGRRYYGGQDNTDQIEQLAIDRAKQLFGADHANVQPHSGAQANEAVYYAWCQPGDTILAMDLAHGGHLTHGAPVTRSAREYKFVRYGIKNVETGEIDYEEIRRLALEHKPKIILAGFSAYPRELDYAKFAEIGNEVGAMLMADMSHIAGLIVGGVAKNPFDYGFHVITTTTHKTLRGPRGGLILSRGIVGNPLKRPEKTLENLPTLIDRAVFPGTQGGPHIHTITAKAVAFGEALRPEFAAYAQQIVKNAAVLADELKRGGLKLVTGGTSNHLVLADVYGSFGIDGKTAQERLEASGITANANAIPNDTLPPFRPSGLRLGTPALTTRGMMEAEIKQIAEWIITAITAEDSAEYAKIKQQTTSLAARFPLPYN, from the coding sequence ATGCAGGATACACAGATAGCCGACTTAATTGCGGCAGAAATAAAACGGCAGCAGCTGGGGATCGAAATGATCCCAAGCGAAAATTACGTTTCAACTAGTGTACTCAAGGCGCTGGGCAGCGTCTTTACCAACAAATATTCTGAGGGCTACCCTGGCCGACGCTACTATGGCGGGCAGGATAATACCGACCAAATTGAGCAACTGGCGATTGACCGCGCCAAACAACTATTCGGTGCTGATCACGCCAATGTCCAGCCGCACTCTGGCGCCCAGGCCAACGAGGCGGTGTATTATGCGTGGTGCCAGCCCGGCGATACCATTCTGGCGATGGATTTGGCGCACGGCGGACACCTGACCCACGGCGCACCAGTCACCCGCTCGGCCCGCGAATATAAATTCGTCCGCTACGGCATAAAGAACGTCGAGACTGGTGAAATTGACTATGAGGAAATCCGCCGTTTGGCGCTGGAACATAAGCCAAAGATTATCCTAGCAGGCTTCTCGGCCTATCCGCGCGAGCTAGATTATGCTAAGTTTGCCGAGATTGGCAACGAAGTCGGTGCGATGCTGATGGCGGATATGAGCCACATCGCTGGATTAATTGTCGGCGGTGTGGCTAAAAATCCGTTTGACTACGGCTTTCATGTTATCACCACTACCACGCACAAAACCTTGCGCGGCCCGCGCGGCGGCTTGATTTTATCGAGGGGAATAGTCGGCAACCCTTTGAAGCGGCCAGAAAAAACCTTGGAAAACTTGCCAACGCTGATCGACCGGGCGGTCTTCCCTGGCACTCAAGGCGGCCCACACATACACACCATCACTGCCAAGGCAGTGGCCTTTGGTGAGGCGTTACGCCCAGAGTTTGCAGCATACGCCCAGCAAATCGTAAAGAATGCGGCCGTGCTGGCAGATGAGCTGAAACGCGGCGGCTTGAAATTAGTAACCGGTGGCACCAGTAACCACTTGGTGCTGGCGGATGTTTACGGCAGCTTTGGTATTGATGGTAAAACTGCTCAGGAACGGCTAGAGGCCAGTGGCATCACCGCCAACGCCAATGCTATACCGAACGACACCCTACCACCATTCCGTCCCAGCGGACTGCGTCTAGGCACGCCAGCACTCACTACGCGTGGTATGATGGAAGCGGAAATTAAGCAAATTGCCGAGTGGATTATTACAGCGATAACCGCAGAGGACTCGGCAGAATACGCAAAAATTAAGCAACAAACTACTAGCCTTGCGGCGCGTTTTCCGCTACCATATAACTAA
- a CDS encoding type II secretion system protein, producing MISSNKTKGFTLVELLIVIVVIAILAAISIAAYNGVSNKARDGERLASARDIINAAAVYNSEKGHWPTIAELGSFNTIKLSDQIKNRLGTTTPIPSDRSKYKYELCGTAPGFTGAKVTYWKEVTDGHETHEKTVSSGSGC from the coding sequence ATGATTTCTTCAAACAAAACTAAAGGTTTCACATTGGTTGAGCTCTTGATCGTTATCGTGGTCATCGCTATCTTGGCTGCTATTTCGATAGCAGCATACAATGGTGTATCCAACAAAGCTCGAGACGGTGAAAGACTAGCCAGTGCACGCGACATTATCAACGCCGCTGCCGTGTATAACTCAGAAAAGGGTCATTGGCCGACGATAGCAGAACTAGGATCATTTAATACGATCAAGCTATCCGACCAAATAAAAAATCGCCTCGGAACCACCACACCAATCCCAAGCGACAGGAGTAAGTATAAGTACGAGCTATGTGGAACTGCGCCGGGCTTTACTGGCGCAAAAGTTACCTACTGGAAAGAGGTGACTGATGGACACGAGACTCACGAGAAAACAGTAAGTAGTGGTAGCGGATGTTAA
- a CDS encoding type II secretion system protein has translation MISSNKTKGFTLVELLIVIVVIAILAAISIVAYNGVTQKARDDERQSNARNLVNAAASYNSEKDKWPTVTEVSTFNTIKVPKTVTDNTDATAPDDGHKNHYGYEFCKDGATTTNQDEATGVRVKYWKDVDYGTDHVKSFTSGKCS, from the coding sequence ATGATTTCTTCAAACAAAACTAAAGGTTTCACATTGGTTGAGCTCTTGATCGTTATCGTGGTCATCGCTATCTTGGCTGCTATTTCGATTGTGGCGTACAATGGTGTGACACAAAAAGCACGTGACGATGAGCGCCAATCAAACGCGCGCAACCTTGTCAATGCAGCTGCATCATATAACTCTGAGAAAGACAAGTGGCCAACTGTCACTGAGGTTAGTACATTTAATACCATCAAGGTTCCAAAAACCGTAACTGACAATACCGATGCTACCGCTCCAGATGATGGTCACAAGAATCATTATGGATATGAATTCTGCAAGGATGGCGCTACTACGACCAATCAGGATGAGGCAACTGGTGTTCGGGTTAAGTACTGGAAAGATGTTGACTACGGCACAGACCACGTGAAGAGCTTCACGAGCGGTAAGTGTTCATAA
- a CDS encoding prepilin-type N-terminal cleavage/methylation domain-containing protein gives MASTQQQTSLKHAGGFTVVELMITLIIAGIFIMSGYQLYGAVLARNTEARRTSEAASIGYSILRERGLYKTVSEVCGSGAVKTEHVTPPTTPTLPDPVRARVEYCKVPNSVAVIRVAVIITYGTPAQEVVHATYISG, from the coding sequence ATGGCAAGTACTCAACAGCAAACGTCTCTAAAGCATGCGGGCGGTTTCACCGTTGTCGAACTGATGATCACCTTGATTATCGCCGGGATCTTTATAATGAGCGGCTACCAACTGTATGGGGCGGTGTTGGCGCGCAATACTGAGGCTCGCCGTACGTCGGAGGCCGCCAGTATCGGATATAGCATTCTGCGTGAACGCGGCCTGTACAAAACGGTGTCTGAAGTTTGTGGCAGCGGTGCGGTCAAGACTGAACACGTGACACCACCGACCACGCCAACATTGCCGGATCCAGTACGTGCTCGAGTCGAATATTGTAAAGTGCCAAACAGCGTCGCAGTGATTCGCGTCGCAGTGATTATTACTTATGGAACGCCAGCGCAGGAGGTGGTGCATGCGACGTACATTTCGGGCTAA
- a CDS encoding prepilin-type N-terminal cleavage/methylation domain-containing protein, with amino-acid sequence MHISEYDGGMKGRGFTLVELIIAIAVMAILLVLATLSFRNYQAAARDKEREADVLALQNYLESVYPREIRDSAGNVIKPAGGYPAYVSGASGAGKMTAAQFAAAFDELGGAAKTGPLDRERLISAINGTFGVNPITNISQLLAKKDDYENTKITNYPNGAYIYVAGAKDGVCDEAGAACRRYTIFYHLETKEPGKWQVLNSKRL; translated from the coding sequence ATGCATATTTCCGAGTATGATGGGGGTATGAAGGGACGGGGGTTTACGCTAGTCGAGCTGATCATTGCTATTGCCGTCATGGCGATTTTGCTGGTGCTTGCGACATTAAGTTTTCGTAATTATCAGGCGGCGGCACGCGATAAGGAGCGTGAGGCCGATGTGCTAGCCTTGCAGAACTATCTCGAGAGCGTCTATCCACGGGAAATTCGTGACAGTGCCGGTAACGTCATCAAGCCTGCCGGCGGCTATCCGGCGTACGTTTCTGGTGCTAGTGGCGCTGGCAAGATGACTGCGGCGCAGTTTGCGGCAGCATTTGACGAACTGGGTGGTGCCGCCAAGACCGGCCCACTGGATCGAGAACGCCTCATTTCGGCGATTAACGGTACATTCGGGGTCAATCCAATAACTAATATTAGTCAACTGCTTGCCAAAAAAGACGATTACGAAAACACCAAGATCACTAACTATCCAAATGGTGCGTACATTTACGTTGCCGGCGCTAAGGATGGTGTATGTGATGAGGCGGGCGCAGCCTGTCGGCGCTATACGATTTTTTATCATTTAGAAACGAAGGAGCCGGGTAAATGGCAAGTACTCAACAGCAAACGTCTCTAA
- the murB gene encoding UDP-N-acetylmuramate dehydrogenase, whose amino-acid sequence MEIRTEIPLQQYTTMRLGGTARFMASATSVNEVRELYKSAKVQGIPIFVLGGGSNVIARDEGFEGAVLLNRIKGFAVLTDDGQTATIKVGAGEIWDEVVKRTVAMGLSGIEAMSAIPGTAGAAPVQNVGAYGQEVADVLTELEAYDSLTDRVVTLGAAECGFSYRHSIFRGEASGRYCILSITIKLHHAAPKPPFYAGLQRYLTNMNITTFTPQVIRDAVMAIRFDKLPNPTKRPNAGSFFKNALIESWQLDELREQYPDVPCYDMPDGRHKVPTGWLIEQAGLKGALLHGMRVHDKNALVLINESATSYHDLAAARDTIIQSVYDKFHIQIQQEPLEI is encoded by the coding sequence ATGGAGATACGAACAGAGATTCCGTTGCAACAATATACGACGATGCGCCTCGGCGGCACAGCACGCTTTATGGCATCGGCGACGTCGGTGAATGAGGTTAGGGAGCTATATAAAAGTGCCAAGGTGCAGGGCATACCGATCTTTGTCCTCGGCGGCGGCAGTAATGTCATCGCTCGCGATGAAGGGTTTGAGGGGGCGGTGTTGCTCAATCGGATCAAGGGATTTGCAGTGCTGACTGATGATGGCCAGACAGCAACGATCAAGGTTGGTGCGGGTGAAATATGGGACGAGGTGGTTAAGCGCACAGTTGCCATGGGCCTAAGCGGCATTGAGGCGATGTCGGCCATCCCTGGTACAGCCGGCGCCGCGCCGGTGCAGAATGTCGGGGCGTATGGCCAGGAAGTTGCTGATGTGCTCACCGAGCTAGAGGCGTACGATTCGCTGACCGACCGAGTGGTAACCCTAGGCGCGGCGGAGTGCGGGTTTTCATATCGGCACAGTATTTTTCGCGGTGAAGCGAGCGGCCGCTACTGCATTCTCTCGATTACCATCAAGCTCCATCACGCAGCGCCAAAACCGCCGTTCTATGCCGGCTTACAGCGGTATTTGACCAACATGAACATCACGACCTTTACGCCGCAGGTGATCCGTGACGCGGTGATGGCGATTCGGTTTGATAAGCTACCCAATCCGACCAAGCGACCCAATGCTGGTTCATTCTTCAAGAACGCGCTGATCGAGTCATGGCAGCTCGATGAACTTCGTGAACAGTATCCAGATGTCCCGTGCTATGACATGCCGGACGGCCGACACAAGGTGCCAACGGGCTGGTTGATCGAGCAGGCTGGGCTCAAGGGGGCATTGCTTCACGGCATGCGGGTGCACGACAAGAACGCGCTGGTATTGATCAATGAGTCGGCGACTAGCTACCACGACCTGGCGGCGGCACGTGACACCATCATCCAGTCAGTCTACGATAAGTTCCACATCCAGATCCAGCAAGAACCGTTGGAAATTTGA